The following coding sequences are from one Cryptococcus deuterogattii R265 chromosome 1, complete sequence window:
- a CDS encoding serine/threonine protein kinase: MSNSPSLGSPIPIIPSLTPSTSPRRNTGLSPPLLPRTGLLPAISSVRRSSGEFESGSPSPPPVISSRPSVVMGFSPATTHQVLSAVPESSSTSPRSGPLGLNIAATKRMNSRSPPLSTPIDQAFQFAEGSPRPQPSSPRNGGLSSDYLPRSRRNSAAIVSISLSSRSRSNTPQGGSAPISGHNSGNDTSNKTSAAVTPRGNEQPLHMSDSWAPGVDELDDWQPAGGMLLDHGDDEASAVDDYMDDYDDKVEQAWSGFSDSSPVVEDVLTPGMVIGEGLKFQGEIIVPAVSRMAMADGSDVGLPLRRGGSEATKVLRQDGRYEKKRYEVVRRLGTGSYAVVYLVKERGGKKEYALKCLSKQDLKEEQLETQLFEAHIHLSLPIHQNIVTLHQTLQTRRWLFLMLELCPGEDLFYWLEKSRDASPQAVHASLPDERTALSSSKLSSSSIPFSSSQMFSNLNSMSFSQSPGAAFSQSHSHIGASPASLLFAHHNGGQYSSHFTPSQTPPTPSLLSAFSANTLLSQRRLRLIASMFSQMCEAVAVCHDAGVSHRDIKPENFICCDSVELEAAADGEFGEDEGESIKPVNFGPQAKRKVIVKLTDFGLATTDYESGDVECGSKPYMSYECRNNLGPSYLPAPADVWSLGIVLINMLFHRNPWKDPTHGDPNFDNFLMDPIGFILSKFTGIGREVASYLADHVLCIDVDQRVSAKEFGAWIKTLPEMIGGRKAMHSLKLSRLDTHKATTVDKGMFMKSPMGNSNVGKKYSTSALTSAMSSSTAGLGSTPTLSGLPPPSSLLEEDEGELEQESPVREQEEVIEPEPILPTPPLESDGMYSTATSATVDEQTTPTDESTFPSPSAALSTGISDEQDDSRDCIDSDTRSLSTHKRRKRGVRKGKAAQAAAAAAAATDDPLSQSSRDALLSELASASQSLAREMSKLHKPSVDVNRIEDFPPLGVTAAQVAAEKKSKWKDMMKLSQGNPELAALAKRVKERDSDGSLNLSAPAQLQGGERGGFGAKSGKGRNAHTFATTSLTSGATNTGAEDELGVKNAAHRPRKEGGDDSRSRKAAQAAAAIAGGMEPMGSFGKPSHIKPVHHHAHTTGSIDYGIPSPAPDPNSFSAQKAQLKKNGQAIPPAAQKLVIKPALTSVDSAATIKAATVVSESPSSPGTVTLGPTSPNKPKLKGQISTLAKMLSGLKTKGKE, translated from the exons ATGAGCAACTCTCCGTCTTTGGGCTCACCCATTCCTATTATCCCCAGTCTCACTCCATCCACATCACCTCGTCGCAATACCGGTCTTTCACCGCCTTTATTACCTCGTACCGGCCTGCTTCCTGCGATTTCTTCCGTTCGTCGAAGTTCTGGCGAGTTTGAAAGCGGCTCCCCGTCACCTCCACCTGTAATTAGTTCAAGGCCGAGTGTGGTCATGGGCTTCAGTCCCGCTACCACACATCAAGTCCTCTCGGCCGTGCCcgaatcatcttccacttctcctCGATCTGGGCCGCTCGGTCTTAACATAGCAGCCACAAAACGCATGAACAGCCGttcacctccactttctaCTCCTATTGACCAGGCTTTTCAGTTCGCTGAAGGATCACCAAGGCCACAACCGTCGTCACCTCGAAATGGTGGCTTGAGCAGTGATTATCTGCCTCGATCAAGACGTAACTCGGCCGCTATCGTATCTATCAGTTTGAGTTCTCGTTCGCGATCTAATACTCCTCAAGGAGGCAGTGCTCCTATCTCTGGTCATAACAGTGGAAATGACACCTCCAATAAAACATCTGCCGCCGTTACCCCTAGGGGCAACGAACAACCTCTACACATGTCAGACTCTTGGGCACCTGGTGTTGATGAGCTGGATGACTGGCAGCCTGCTGGCGGTATGCTTCTCGATCACGGTGATGACGAGGCTTCGGCAGTTGATGACTACATGGATGATTATGACGACAAGGTCGAACAGGCTTGGAGTGGCTTTTCAGACTCGTCTCCtgttgtggaagatgtgCTTACGCCAGGAATGGTTATCGGAGAAGGTCTCAAATTCCAGGGAGAGATCATCGTGCCTGCTGTTTCTAGGATGGCCATGGCAGACGGAAGTGATGTGGGATTGCCTCTCAGGAGGGGTGGTAGCGAAGCCACAAAGGTGTTGCGACAAGACGGCAGATATGAGAAGAAACGGTACGAAGTGGTGAGGAGGTTGGGCACTGGTAGTTACGCTGTTGTGTACCTTGTAAAAGAACGAGGAGGTAAAAAGGAATATG CGTTGAAATGCTTGAGCAAACAAGATCTTAAAGAAGAGCAACTTGAGACACAGCTGTTTGAGGCGCATATTCACCTTTCACTGCCTATCCACCAAAATATTGTCACTTTACACCAAACGTTACAGACTAGGAGATGGTTGTTCCTCATGTTGGAACTGTGTCCCGGCGAAGATCT GTTCTACTGGCTGGAAAAATCTCGTGATGCCTCCCCTCAAGCAGTTCATGCCTCATTACCAGATGAACGGActgctctctcctcttccaagttatcatcatcttctattcccttttcatcatctcaaaTGTTTTCCAATCTCAACAGCATGTCTTTCTCTCAATCACCTGGCGCGGCCTTTTCCCAATCACATTCGCATATTGGTGCTTCGCCTgcgtctcttctctttgcgCACCATAACGGCGGGCAATACTCTTCTCACTTCACGCCTTCGCAAACTCCGCCTACCCCATCCCTACTTTCAGCCTTCTCAGCCAacacccttctttctcaacgTCGTCTTCGACTGATCGCTTCCATGTTCTCACAGATGTGTGAAGCAGTCGCCGTTTGTCATGACGCTGGCGTGAGCCACCGTGATATCAAGCCGGAAAACTTTATCTGTTGTGACTCGGTGGAACTCGAAGCAGCTGCTGATGGGGAGTTTggtgaagacgaaggagagTCAATCAAGCCGGTGAACTTTGGGCCCCAAGCGAAGAGAAAGGTAATTGTCAAGTTGACAGATTTCGGGTTGGCAACGACAGATTACGAAAGTGGAGATGTCGAGTGCGGAAGCAAGCCTTACATGTCTTATG AATGCCGAAATAACTTGGGCCCGTCATATCTTCCTGCCCCCGCCGATGTCTGGTCCTTGGGTATCGTCCTTATCAATATGCTCTTCCACCGAAATCCGTGGAAAGACCCCACTCACGGCGATCCCAACTTTGACAACTTTCTTATGGACCCTATCGGATTCATACTCTCCAAATTCACCGGTATCGGTCGCGAAGTGGCTTCTTACCTCGCTGACCATGTCCTTTGCATTGATGTCGATCAACGTGTATCGGCAAAGGAATTTGGTGCTTGGATCAAGACCTTGCCAGAGATGATCGGTGGACGAAAGGCTATGCACTCTCTCAAGCTCTCCAGGTTGGATACTCACAAGGCCACTACTGTTGACAAGGGGATGTTTATGAAGAGCCCGATGGGAAACAGCAACGTTGGGAAGAAGTATTCAACGTCAGCCTTGACATCGGCAATGTCTTCATCGACCGCTGGTTTGGGTTCAACACCAACCTTGTCCGGGTTGCCGCCACCCTCGAGtttgttggaagaagatgagggggAGCTGGAGCAGGAATCGCCAGTCCgagagcaggaagaggtcaTCGAACCTGAACCGATTCTTCCCACCCCGCCCCTCGAGTCTGATGGAATGTACTCCACGGCTACTTCCGCTACTGTTGACGAGCAAACTACCCCTACCGATGAGAGtaccttcccttctccttccgctGCCCTATCCACAGGTATTTCCGATGAGCAAGATGACTCTCGAGATTGTATCGATTCCGATACCCGTTCACTCTCAACTCACAAGCGCAGAAAGAGGGGTGTCCGAAAGGGCAAAGCCGCTCAAGCTGCTgcggctgctgctgctgcgaCCGATGACCCCCTTTCTCAGTCATCTAGGGATGCTCTCCTGAGTGAGCTTGCCTCTGCATCGCAGTCTCTTGCACGTGAAATGTCCAAACTCCACAAGCCCTCTGTCGATGTTAATCGCATCGAAGACTTCCCCCCTCTAGGCGTCACTGCCGCTCAAGTCGcagcggagaagaagagcaagtgGAAGGACATGATGAAATTGAGCCAGGGTAATCCTGAGCTTGCAGCCTTGGCAAAGAGAGTCAAGGAACGGGATTCCGACGGTAGTCTTAACCTCAGTGCGCCTGCGCAGTTGCAAGGCGGTGAGCGAGGAGGGTTTGGTGCCAAAAGTGGCAAAGGCAGAAATGCACACACTTTTGCGACTACGAGTCTGACATCTGGTGCGACAAATACCGGTGCTGAGGATGAACTGGGGGTTAAAAATGCTGCTCATCGTCccaggaaggaaggaggggatgaCTCAAGGTCACGAAAGGCAGCccaagctgctgctgcgaTCGCGGGGGGTATGGAGCCCATGGGGTCTTTTGGAAAGCCAAGTCACATCAAGCCTGTGCACCACCACGCTCATACCACTGGTTCCATCGATTACGGCATACCGTCCCCTGCCCCCGACCCCAATTCGTTCTCTGCACAGAAAGCACAGCTTAAGAAAAACGGCCAGGCTATCCCGCCAGCAGCCCAGAAGCTGGTTATCAAGCCTGCTTTGACTTCTGTAGACAGCGCCGCCACTATCAAAGCTGCCACGGTTGTCTCTGAAtccccctcttcaccaGGAACAGTGACTCTCGGCCCCACATCACCCAATAAGCCCAAGCTCAAGGGTCAGATTAGCACTTTGGCGAAGATGTTGTCTGGTTTGAAGAcgaaagggaaggaatga
- a CDS encoding mitochondrial distribution and morphology protein 12: MSLDINWSLLSQPDESTAEHLSDSLINLLNTQLAEAHRPSFIGPITVTSFDFGKAGPELEIKDIRDVWRVFDQGDDEGDFAEEEKKREKEREERDRLANEALKSSLDGEKYELVDQYSHTEGTSSFEYQPEYDMQEQHNDDYRIRGRRPLSYTFGYPHDQLAVHRSSSSRSFIRFPFDQPPLALHIPPTPGLNPSLVSHPVSARFSRRPMSIAASAAPHPAPRHRPIDACSTSPSPPAHPAGLPPKASSSSIPSLQLHLRLSHASDLHLTLLTSLQVNYPSALFMALPLKLSITGFQLDADIVIAYSGEKNRVHFTIVDDESNPAHKDDKQIPLGQRLLSNLQIESEIGHADAHVLRNVGKVERFIVDVVRKTLVDELVFPNFHTVAL, from the coding sequence ATGTCCCTAGACATCAACTGGTCGCTATTGTCTCAGCCAGATGAATCCACCGCCGAACATCTATCAGACTCTCTGatcaacctcctcaacaCCCAGCTTGCAGAGGCGCACAGGCCGTCGTTTATTGGTCCCATCACCGTTACTTCCTTCGACTTTGGAAAGGCGGGACCAGAGCTCGAAATCAAAGACATCCGTGATGTATGGAGAGTCTTTGACCAaggcgatgatgaaggagatttcgcagaggaggagaagaaaagagaaaaagagagagaagagagggacCGATTAGCGAATGAGGCACTGAAAAGTTCACTCGATGGTGAAAAGTACGAGCTTGTCGACCAGTACAGTCACACCGAGGGAACATCGTCCTTTGAGTACCAACCTGAGTACGACATGCAGGAGCAGCACAATGATGACTATCGAATACGAGGTCGAAGACCGCTGTCTTATACTTTTGGTTACCCTCACGACCAGCTAGCTGTACATCGCTCCTCGTCTTCGCGGTCCTTTATCCGATTTCCTTTTGACCAACCTCCACTCGCTCTACACATCCCACCAACTCCTGGTTTGAACCCATCTCTCGTGTCTCATCCCGTTTCAGCCCGTTTCTCTCGCCGACCAATGTCTATTGCTGCAAGTGCTGCCCCCCATCCAGCTCCTCGACATAGACCCATCGATGCCTGTTCtacttctccatctccacctgCACATCCAGCAGGTCTTCCCCCCAaagcctcttcatcctcaataccttctcttcaactACATCTCCGTCTATCACATGCATCCGATTTGCatctcactctcctcaCCTCTTTACAAGTCAACTATCCTTCAGCGCTGTTCATGGCGCTTCCTCTCAAATTATCCATAACAGGATTTCAACTTGACGCAGATATAGTGATAGCTTATAGCGGAGAAAAGAATCGGGTCCATTTCACGATAGTAGATGATGAGTCGAATCCGGCTCATAAGGACGATAAGCAAATCCCTTTAGGGCAGAGATTGCTATCGAACTTGCAGATCGAGTCGGAAATTGGACATGCAGACGCTCATGTCTTGAGAAATGTGGGAAAGGTGGAAAGATTTATTGTGGATGTGGTGAGAAAGACATTAGTGGATGAACTAGTGTTTCCCAACTTTCATACCGTGGCGTTATAA